From one Lemur catta isolate mLemCat1 chromosome 5, mLemCat1.pri, whole genome shotgun sequence genomic stretch:
- the NOL7 gene encoding nucleolar protein 7, translating into MVQLRPRASRAPASAEAMVDEGQPASEEEAEHGLLLGQPSSGAAAEPLEEDEEGDDEFDDEAPEELTFASAQAEAREEERRVRETMRRDKTLLKEKRKRREELFIEQKKRKLLPDTILEKLTTASQPDIKKSPGKLKEVNLQKKNEDCEKGSGSKKVKVQKVQSISQNKSYVALRLKDQDLRDSRQQAAQAFIHNSLYGPGTNRTTVNKFLSLANKRLPVKKAAAQFLNNAWGTQKKQNAKKFKRRWMLRRMKTPKK; encoded by the exons ATGGTGCAGCTCCGGCCGCGCGCGTCCCGCGCCCCGGCGTCGGCGGAGGCGATGGTGGACGAGGGGCAGCCGGCCTCGGAGGAGGAGGCGGAGCACGGCTTGTTGCTCGGGCAGCCCAGCAGCGGCGCAGCCGCCGAGCCGCTGGAGGAAGACGAGGAAGGGGACGATGAGTTTGACGACGAGGCCCCGGAGGAGCTGACCTTCGCCAGCGCCCAGGCGGAGGCGAGAGAAGAGGAGCGGCGAGTGCGGGAGACCATGCGCAG GGATAAAACGCTcctgaaggagaagaggaagcGACGCGAGGAGCTGTTTATCGAACAAAAG aaaagaaaactccttCCAGATACTATTCTAGAGAAGTTAACTACAGCTTCACAGCCGGA catAAAGAAATCACCAGGAAAATTGAAAGAAG ttaatttgcaaaagaaaaatgaagactgtGAAAAAGGAAGTGGTTCCAAGAAAGTTAAAGTGCAAAAAGTACAGTCTATCAG CCAGAATAAAAGCTACGTGGCTCTAAGACTAAAAGACCAAGACCTGAGAGATTCAAGGCAACAAGCAGCCCAAGCCTTCATACACAATTCTTTATATGGTCCAGGAACCAACCGAACTACTG TTAATAAGTTCCTGTCTCTTGCAAACAAGAGGTTACCAGTGAAAAAGGCTGCAGCCCAGTTTTTGAATAATGCTTGGG GaactcagaaaaaacaaaatgccaagAAGTTTAAAAGACGGTGGATGCTCAGAAGGATGAAAACTCCTAAGAAGTAA
- the SIRT5 gene encoding NAD-dependent protein deacylase sirtuin-5, mitochondrial isoform X2 — protein MRPLQIVPSQLFSQLCCGLKPPAPTHTQICLTMTRPSSSMADFRKLFAKAKHIVVISGAGVSAESGVPTFRGAGGYWRKWQAQDLATPQAFAHNPSRVWEFYHYRREVMQSKEPNAGHLAIAECEARLSRQGRRVMVITQNIDELHQKAGTKNLLEIHGSLFKTRCTSCGIVAENYRSPICPALSGKGAPEPETKDASIPVEKLPRCEEAGCGGLLRPHVVWFGENLDPAILEEVDRELALCDLCLVVGTSSVVYPAAMFAPQVSARGVPVAEFNTETTPATNRFRFHFQGPCGTTLPEALAHHENETVS, from the exons ATGCGACCTCTCCAGATTGTCCCGAGCCAACTGTTTTCCCAGCTGTGCTGTGGCCTGAAGCCTCCagcccccacacacacccagatTTGCCTGACAATGACTCGTCCAAGTTCAA GTATGGCAGATTTTCGCAAGCTTTTTGCAAAGGCAAAGCATATAGTCGTCATTTCAGGAGCTGGTGTTAGTGCCGAAAGCGGAGTTCCGACGTTCAGAGGAGCCGGAGGTTACTGGAGAAAATGGCAGGCTCAG GACCTGGCGACCCCACAGGCCTTTGCCCACAACCCGTCCCGGGTGTGGGAGTTCTACCACTACCGGCGCGAGGTCATGCAGAGCAAGGAGCCCAATGCTGGGCACCTCGCCATCGCTGAGTGCGAGGCCCGGCTGAGCAGACAGGGCCGACGGGTCATGGTCATCACCCAGAACATAGATGAGCTGCACCAAAAGGCTGGCACCAAGAACCTTCTGGAAATCCATG GTAGCTTATTTAAAACTCGATGCACCTCGTGCGGAATTGTGGCTGAGAATTACAGGAGTCCAATTTGTCCAGCGTTATCAGGAAAAGG TGCTCCAGAACCTGAAACAAAAGATGCCAGTATCCCAGTTGAGAAACTTCCCcg ATGTgaagaggctgggtgtgggggcttGCTGCGACCTCACGTCGTGTGGTTTGGAGAAAACCTAGATCCTGCCATTCTGGAGGAGGTTGACAGAGAGCTCGCCCTCTGTGACTTATGTCTAGTG GTGGGCACTTCTTCTGTGGTGTACCCGGCCGCCATGTTTGCCCCCCAGGTGTCTGCCAGGGGAGTGCCCGTGGCCGAGTTTAACACGGAGACCACCCCAGCCACGAACAGATTCAG GTTTCATTTCCAGGGACCCTGTGGTACGACTCTTCCTGAAGCCCTTGCCCATCATGAAAATGAAACTGTTTCCTGA
- the SIRT5 gene encoding NAD-dependent protein deacylase sirtuin-5, mitochondrial isoform X1 has protein sequence MRPLQIVPSQLFSQLCCGLKPPAPTHTQICLTMTRPSSSMADFRKLFAKAKHIVVISGAGVSAESGVPTFRGAGGYWRKWQAQDLATPQAFAHNPSRVWEFYHYRREVMQSKEPNAGHLAIAECEARLSRQGRRVMVITQNIDELHQKAGTKNLLEIHGSLFKTRCTSCGIVAENYRSPICPALSGKGAPEPETKDASIPVEKLPRCEEAGCGGLLRPHVVWFGENLDPAILEEVDRELALCDLCLVVGTSSVVYPAAMFAPQVSARGVPVAEFNTETTPATNRFRYRDTLVGDGKWRAGLDVVISTEFTYCSNLNKKNKDTMFVFLFGL, from the exons ATGCGACCTCTCCAGATTGTCCCGAGCCAACTGTTTTCCCAGCTGTGCTGTGGCCTGAAGCCTCCagcccccacacacacccagatTTGCCTGACAATGACTCGTCCAAGTTCAA GTATGGCAGATTTTCGCAAGCTTTTTGCAAAGGCAAAGCATATAGTCGTCATTTCAGGAGCTGGTGTTAGTGCCGAAAGCGGAGTTCCGACGTTCAGAGGAGCCGGAGGTTACTGGAGAAAATGGCAGGCTCAG GACCTGGCGACCCCACAGGCCTTTGCCCACAACCCGTCCCGGGTGTGGGAGTTCTACCACTACCGGCGCGAGGTCATGCAGAGCAAGGAGCCCAATGCTGGGCACCTCGCCATCGCTGAGTGCGAGGCCCGGCTGAGCAGACAGGGCCGACGGGTCATGGTCATCACCCAGAACATAGATGAGCTGCACCAAAAGGCTGGCACCAAGAACCTTCTGGAAATCCATG GTAGCTTATTTAAAACTCGATGCACCTCGTGCGGAATTGTGGCTGAGAATTACAGGAGTCCAATTTGTCCAGCGTTATCAGGAAAAGG TGCTCCAGAACCTGAAACAAAAGATGCCAGTATCCCAGTTGAGAAACTTCCCcg ATGTgaagaggctgggtgtgggggcttGCTGCGACCTCACGTCGTGTGGTTTGGAGAAAACCTAGATCCTGCCATTCTGGAGGAGGTTGACAGAGAGCTCGCCCTCTGTGACTTATGTCTAGTG GTGGGCACTTCTTCTGTGGTGTACCCGGCCGCCATGTTTGCCCCCCAGGTGTCTGCCAGGGGAGTGCCCGTGGCCGAGTTTAACACGGAGACCACCCCAGCCACGAACAGATTCAGGTACAGGGACACCCTGGTGGGAGATGGGAAGTGGAGGGCAGGTTTGGATGTGGTCATCTCAACAGAGTTTACCTACTGttctaatttaaacaaaaaaaacaaagatacaatgtttgttttcttgtttggtCTGTAG